The Oxobacter pfennigii region TATCTTCATCGGGATATTTATGCTTCACAAGCCACCTTACAATATTCAAAGATGCTTCAGCAGGATTTTCTAAACCCTTTACATACTCCACATGCTCATATTCTTCCCCTATCCTGTTTTCTTCGATGGACATATTATTGCTGAAGAGATTGTGCAGTCCTACATGGTCACCAAATAGCGTATCAGGCCCAAAGGCTACATTGTCAATGCCTGTCAGGTCTTTTATATATTCAAAATGCTCCATGTATGACTCTATATTATGCCTTTTATTCTTTTTTGTTATAGTCGTATGAGGTGCGGCTTCTATTCCTATGACTCCGCCCGCATCCGCACATGCTTTCAGTACATCGTCAGGTTTTAATCTTTTGATATTCCATAGGCTTCTCGCACCAATATGGGTTATAAAAACCGGTTTTTTGCTTATTTTTATTACATCCATGGCCGTCTTATCGCCGCAATGAGAAACGTCTATAGCCATGCCTACCTTGTTCATCCTCTCAACTGCCCTGTGCCCGAAGGAAGTCAGTCCTCCGTCGTTTTTTTCCTTAAGTCCGTATCCCAAGCTGTTGGATTCGCTGTAGGTTATACCCATCATCCTGCAGCCTAAGCCGTAGAGTATTTCTATTCTGTCAAGTTCATTCTCGATCATGGTGGAACTCTCTAAGGATATGAACCAGGCAATTTTTCCGTTTTTCTTTGCTTCATATATATCATTTACATTTTGAGCTTTTACCAAAAAGTCCTGATGTGCTATATCACAGGACCTTACGCCCATGTCATGGATTACGTCATTCCACTTCCAGCCTGCCTTAGAGCCTATTACGCATGTGCCGTCCATCATATTGTCAAAGACGGCGTCCAGGCAGGAATGGGCCAGGCCTAAAAAGGCCGTGGCTTCCCTTCCTTCCCGTTCATAATCCATCAATTCTTTAGCATCATGTGGGGTGATGCTGGGATGGTCATGGAGGGATATAATCAAATTTTTATGGATTATCTCTTCTGCTCTTTTTTCTTCTTCCGCTGTTAAAGGAATGAGGTAAGGCTCCACCCTGTCAATCTCTTGTGCCAGTTCAAAATTTTTATAGTCCTTTTGTTTTTCAAGGTACTCATAGGAAACGTAGCCCTTATAACCTTTTTTCATAACCTTACCCCCTTATTTTGCCTATAATATGAACTATTTTTTATAAACCTTGACTAAATCCTTGATATCTACA contains the following coding sequences:
- a CDS encoding dipeptidase, which codes for MKKGYKGYVSYEYLEKQKDYKNFELAQEIDRVEPYLIPLTAEEEKRAEEIIHKNLIISLHDHPSITPHDAKELMDYEREGREATAFLGLAHSCLDAVFDNMMDGTCVIGSKAGWKWNDVIHDMGVRSCDIAHQDFLVKAQNVNDIYEAKKNGKIAWFISLESSTMIENELDRIEILYGLGCRMMGITYSESNSLGYGLKEKNDGGLTSFGHRAVERMNKVGMAIDVSHCGDKTAMDVIKISKKPVFITHIGARSLWNIKRLKPDDVLKACADAGGVIGIEAAPHTTITKKNKRHNIESYMEHFEYIKDLTGIDNVAFGPDTLFGDHVGLHNLFSNNMSIEENRIGEEYEHVEYVKGLENPAEASLNIVRWLVKHKYPDEDIKKVLGENIIRVLRENWTT